A genomic segment from Equus asinus isolate D_3611 breed Donkey chromosome 23, EquAss-T2T_v2, whole genome shotgun sequence encodes:
- the LOC106822500 gene encoding regulator of DNA class I crossover intermediates 1 isoform X3 — MNWVGGSRTRVLIKQERRKQKEYFEKKRLKSKMKLRGVLSPVKNSAVSLDLLNLYMVNQISCQKKRPETVRKQIHVNMNRDIKMPLRKHDLELPMSPHLVPSNLCIDDMENNLHYQRQGSKEELGPVKSSQVMDSYTMFEPQLSRIENCSFTPPSLSAELASNRDITRQNFIPRIVPSPQKVAYEKKQNEQLSNVNYSNSVISKLNKNQDAFSPSYKTAQFGTLFERLNSPGNRNFLTERPDIVTGEDCGTMDERRQSDFIIEKQSVQHILEENRKEVSNFLEDANQPTPSLLSENCDSFISENVINLLNIDQWSIKKTFDKCDFDSMGDICAVTSSDKNHSTERCIRSMFTNPELTFSNSTFNKTSYPEKCQPNKNYQKEYNDHERNNLSTSFEKDSFPASSEKKGKFESDYQEKAPQKTIQIYPVNRLGNIPLKELPSKQSWNFGLGESLMEKGGTCSLKGRPTSTTKV; from the exons gaatattttgaaaagaaaaggttaaaatcaaaaatgaaattacGGGGAGTTTTATCCCCTGTCAAAAATTCTGCTGTCAGTTTAGACCTCCTTAACCTGTATATGGTAAATCAGATATCTTGCCAGAAGAAAAGACCTG aaactgtgagaaaacagATCCATGTGAATATGAATAGAGACATAAAAATGCCCCTGAGAAAACATGATTTAGAACTTCCAATGTCGCCTCATCTTGTCCCGTCTAACCTCTGCATTGATGATATGGAAAACAA tttACACTACCAAAGACAAGGCAGCAAGGAAGAACTTGGCCCAGTTAAG TCCTCGCAAGTCATGGACTCATATACAATGTTCGAACCTCAATTGAGCAGAATAGAAAACTGCAGCTTCACACCACCATCTTTGTCAGCAGAATTAGCTTCTAACAGAGATATTACAAGACAAAATTTTATTCCCAGAATAGTGCCTAGTCCTCAGAAAGTTGCATATGAAAAAAAGCAGAATGAACAg ctcagTAATGTTAATTATTCTAATTCCGTGATttccaaattaaacaaaaatcaagatGCTTTCAGTCCATCATATAAAACAGCACAATTTGGAACATTATTTGAAAGATTAAACAG tCCAGGAAATCGGAATTTCCTTACTGAAAGACCTGATATAGTTACAGGTGAAGATTGTGGAACCATGGATGAGAGAAGACAGTCAGACTTCATTATTGAAAAACAGTCAGTACAacatattttggaagaaaataggaaagaggtTTCAAATTTTCTTGAAGATGCGAACCAGCCAACACCCAGTCTTCTGTCAGAGAATTGTGACTCTTTTATTAGTGAAAATGTGATCAATTTATTAAACATAGATCAGTGGAGTATAAAGAAAACCTTTGACAAGTGTGATTTTGACAGTATGGGAGATATTTGTGCAGTCACTAGTTCTGATAAAAACCATTCCACTGAGAGATGCATTAGAAGTATGTTTACAAATCCAGAGTTGACTTttagtaattctacttttaataaaACAAGTTACCCAGAAAAGTGTCAGCCAAACAAGAACTATCAGAAAGAGTATAACgatcatgaaagaaataatcttAGTACAtcttttgagaaggatagttTCCCAGCCAGCTCTGAAAAAAAAG gaaaatttgaaagTGATTACCAAGAGAAGGCACCACAGAAGACAATCCAGATATATCCAGTGAACCGTTT GGGTAATATCCCTTTGAAAGAATTGCCTTCTAAGCAGTCGTGGAACTTTGGACTTGGTGAG
- the LOC106822500 gene encoding regulator of DNA class I crossover intermediates 1 isoform X4, translated as MNWVGGSRTRVLIKQERRKQKEYFEKKRLKSKMKLRGVLSPVKNSAVSLDLLNLYMVNQISCQKKRPETVRKQIHVNMNRDIKMPLRKHDLELPMSPHLVPSNLCIDDMENNLHYQRQGSKEELGPVKSSQVMDSYTMFEPQLSRIENCSFTPPSLSAELASNRDITRQNFIPRIVPSPQKVAYEKKQNEQLSNVNYSNSVISKLNKNQDAFSPSYKTAQFGTLFERLNSPGNRNFLTERPDIVTGEDCGTMDERRQSDFIIEKQSVQHILEENRKEVSNFLEDANQPTPSLLSENCDSFISENVINLLNIDQWSIKKTFDKCDFDSMGDICAVTSSDKNHSTERCIRSMFTNPELTFSNSTFNKTSYPEKCQPNKNYQKEYNDHERNNLSTSFEKDSFPASSEKKGKFESDYQEKAPQKTIQIYPVNRLGNIPLKELPSKQSWNFGLGEEDSHR; from the exons gaatattttgaaaagaaaaggttaaaatcaaaaatgaaattacGGGGAGTTTTATCCCCTGTCAAAAATTCTGCTGTCAGTTTAGACCTCCTTAACCTGTATATGGTAAATCAGATATCTTGCCAGAAGAAAAGACCTG aaactgtgagaaaacagATCCATGTGAATATGAATAGAGACATAAAAATGCCCCTGAGAAAACATGATTTAGAACTTCCAATGTCGCCTCATCTTGTCCCGTCTAACCTCTGCATTGATGATATGGAAAACAA tttACACTACCAAAGACAAGGCAGCAAGGAAGAACTTGGCCCAGTTAAG TCCTCGCAAGTCATGGACTCATATACAATGTTCGAACCTCAATTGAGCAGAATAGAAAACTGCAGCTTCACACCACCATCTTTGTCAGCAGAATTAGCTTCTAACAGAGATATTACAAGACAAAATTTTATTCCCAGAATAGTGCCTAGTCCTCAGAAAGTTGCATATGAAAAAAAGCAGAATGAACAg ctcagTAATGTTAATTATTCTAATTCCGTGATttccaaattaaacaaaaatcaagatGCTTTCAGTCCATCATATAAAACAGCACAATTTGGAACATTATTTGAAAGATTAAACAG tCCAGGAAATCGGAATTTCCTTACTGAAAGACCTGATATAGTTACAGGTGAAGATTGTGGAACCATGGATGAGAGAAGACAGTCAGACTTCATTATTGAAAAACAGTCAGTACAacatattttggaagaaaataggaaagaggtTTCAAATTTTCTTGAAGATGCGAACCAGCCAACACCCAGTCTTCTGTCAGAGAATTGTGACTCTTTTATTAGTGAAAATGTGATCAATTTATTAAACATAGATCAGTGGAGTATAAAGAAAACCTTTGACAAGTGTGATTTTGACAGTATGGGAGATATTTGTGCAGTCACTAGTTCTGATAAAAACCATTCCACTGAGAGATGCATTAGAAGTATGTTTACAAATCCAGAGTTGACTTttagtaattctacttttaataaaACAAGTTACCCAGAAAAGTGTCAGCCAAACAAGAACTATCAGAAAGAGTATAACgatcatgaaagaaataatcttAGTACAtcttttgagaaggatagttTCCCAGCCAGCTCTGAAAAAAAAG gaaaatttgaaagTGATTACCAAGAGAAGGCACCACAGAAGACAATCCAGATATATCCAGTGAACCGTTT GGGTAATATCCCTTTGAAAGAATTGCCTTCTAAGCAGTCGTGGAACTTTGGACTTGGTGAG